Genomic window (Pseudomonas xantholysinigenes):
AAGCTGTCGGTGGAAGTCATGGTCTTGCTGTTCGGCACCCTGACCCTGTGGCTGGGCTTCCTGAAAATCGCCGAGAAGGCCGGCATCGTTGAATGGCTGGCCAAGGTCCTCGGCCCACTGTTCGCCCGGCTGATGCCGGAAGTGCCGCCCGGCCACCCGGCCCTGGGCCTGATCACCATGAACTTCGCCGCCAATGGCCTGGGCCTGGACAACGCCGCCACGCCCATCGGCCTGAAGGCCATGCGCGCGCTGCAGGAGCTCAACCCCAGCAGCACCACGGCGAGCAATGCGCAGATCCTGTTCCTGGTGCTCAACGCCTCGTCGCTGACCCTGCTGCCGGTGACCGTCTTCATGTACCGCGCCCAGCAAGGCGCGCCCGATCCGACCATGGTGTTCCTGCCGATCCTGCTGGCGACCAGCTGCTCGACCCTGGTCGGCCTGCTGTCGGTGGCGGTGATGCAGCGCCTGCGCCTGTGGGATCCGGTGGTGCTCGCCTACCTGATTCCCGGCGCCCTGCTGCTGGGCGGTTTCATGGCGTTCCTCGGCACCCTGTCGGCGGCCGCGTTGGCCAGCCTGTCGTCGATCCTCGGCAACCTTACGCTGTTCGGGGTGATCATCCTGTTCCTGGTGATCGGCGCGTTGCGGCGGGTGCAAGTCTACGAGGCCTTCGTCGAAGGCGCCAAGGAAGGCTTCGACGTGGCCAAGAGCCTGCTGCCTTACCTGGTGGCGATGCTGGTGGCAGTCGGCGTGTTGCGCGCCTCAGGGGCGCTGGAGCTGGCCCTGGACGGCATTCGCCATGCGGTGAACTGGATGGGCCTGGATACGCGTTTCGTCGAAGGGCTGCCCACCGCGCTGGTCAAGCCGTTCTCCGGCAGCGCGGCGCGGGCCATGCTGATCGAGACCATGCAGACCCAGGGCGTGGACAGCTTCCCAGCCTTGGTGGCGGCGACCATCCAGGGCAGCACCGAGACCACCTTCTATGTGCTGGCAGTCTACTTCGGCGCGGTGGGCATCCAGCGTGTGCGCCACGCCGTGGGGTGCGCCCTGCTGGCCGAGCTGTCCGGGGTGATCGCGGCAATCTTCGTCTGCTACTGGTTCTTCGCCTGAGCCTGGCTGACGGTCCAGTCGATCACCTGGCGCGCCAGTTGGTCGCTGGCCGTGCCGAAGCCGGCGACCACTGCCGGAACCTTGTTGTCGTTCAACGGCTGGCGCACTTCGAAGCGCTTGCTGGCGAGGATGCGCTGGCTCCGGCCCTGCACCAGCCGTGCATCGTAGCGAATCACCACCTCCACTGCCCCGCCGGCGCGGTATTCGCTCTGGAACGCCTGTAGTTCGCCACCCAGTTCGTAGTCGGCCTGCAGGTTGCTGTCGTCGGCGCTCAAGCGCTGTACCCGGCCATCGCGCTGGAAGCCGTCGAGCAGGCGGTTGCGTACCAGCATCGGCACCGGGTCGCTCCAGCGTGCGCCCTTGTAGCTGCTGATCACGTCACCCTGGGGGATCACCGCGATACGCGGCCCGGCCAGGGTCTCGCTGGCCAGCGGCTTGTTCAGGCGCAGCGACCAGTCCAGCGGCGCGGCGGCGCGGGCCGACTGGTTCACCGGCAGACGGTAGATATCCACAGGCTCGCTTTGCGGCAGGATCGAACAGGCCGAAACCAGGCTCAGGGTGGTGGCGGCGAAGGCCAGGCGCAGCGACGGGGTCATGGCTGGAACTCCTTGTTGTTGTCGCGGCCCAGCAGGTAGCCGCTCGGGTCGGCTTCCAGGCGCCGGGAGATGCCCTTGAGCGAATTGAGGGTCTCGCGCAGCTCACGAATCGCCGGGGCGATCTGATTCAGGCCCTGGGCACCGTCGTCCAGGGACTGGCGGTTGTCCTTGAGCAGGCTGTTGATGGTGGCGGTGCTCTCGGCCAGCGACTGCATGGCCTGCTCGGCGCTGCCGATGGCCTGCTTGCCCTGGGTGCCGAGCAGGCCGTTGGCGTTGCGCATCAGCGCCTGGGTCTCGGCGAGGGTGGCGTTGGCCTGCTTACCGACCTGGGCCAGTTGCTCGATGGCGTCGGCGATGCCGCCCTTCTGGCTGGCGAAGGCGCCGGTGGTCTGCTCGAGATTGGCCAGGGTGTTGCTCAGGCGCTCGATGTTGCTTTCGGAGAACATCAGGTTGGCGTTGTGCAGCAGCAGGTTGATGTTGGTCACCAGGTCGCTGCTGTCATTGAGCAGGCGCGATATCGGCGAGGGCGAGGCGATGATCACCGCCAGCTTGCCGTCCTTGCCCTTGAGTTCCGGGCTTTGCGGGGTGCCGCCGCTGAGCTGGATGAACGCGTTGCCGGTCACCCCGGCCAGGGTCAGCTTGGCCTGGGTGTCTTCCTTGACCGGGGTATCGCCGCTCAGGCGTACCCGTGCCAGCACCCGGCGCGGGTCCTTCGGGTCCAGGCGCAGGCTGCTGACGTCGCCGACCTTGATGCCGTTGTACTGCACTGGGCTGCCGCGGCTCAGGCCCGACACCGCCTCGTTGAACACCACTTCGTAATCCTTGAAGGCATCGTCGACGCTGGACTTGGTCAGCCACAGGCCGAACAGCATGGCGCCGGCCACCACCAGCACGGTGACCAGGCCGATCAAGACATGATGAGCTCGGGTTTCCATCGTTCAGCGCTCCTGGCGGGCGCGCAGGGCGGCGTCTTCGGCCGCCCGGCCACGCGGGCCGTGAAAGTATTCGTGAATCCACGGATCAACGGTCTGCTCGACCTCGGCCAAGGGGCCCGCCACCAGCACTTTCTTCTGCGACAGCACCGCCACTCGGTCGGTGATGGTGTAGAGGGTGTCCAGGTCGTGGGTGATGAGGAACACCGACAGCCCCAGGGCGTCGCGCAAGGTGAGAATCAACTGGTCGAAGGCGGCGGCGCCGATCGGGTCGAGGCCGGCGGTGGGCTCGTCGAGGAACAGGATGTCCGGGTCCAGGGCCAGGGCGCGGGCCAGGGCGGCACGCTTGACCATGCCGCCGGACAACGAGGCTGGGTACTTGTCGGCAGCGCTGATCGGCAGTCCGGCCAGGGCCAGCTTGACCCCGGCCAGGTGCTCGGCGTCGGCCCGCGACAGCCCGGCATGCTCGATCAGCGGCAGGGCGACGTTTTCGGTCACGGTCAGCGACGAGAACAGCGCGCCCTTCTGGAACAGCACGCCGAAGCGGCGTTCGACCAGCGAGCGCTGGGTTTCGTCGAGCGTGGCCAGGTCCTGGCCGAA
Coding sequences:
- a CDS encoding nucleoside recognition domain-containing protein, giving the protein MLNGLWLGFFLVAAISALAQWLVGGNAGIFAAMVESIFAMAKLSVEVMVLLFGTLTLWLGFLKIAEKAGIVEWLAKVLGPLFARLMPEVPPGHPALGLITMNFAANGLGLDNAATPIGLKAMRALQELNPSSTTASNAQILFLVLNASSLTLLPVTVFMYRAQQGAPDPTMVFLPILLATSCSTLVGLLSVAVMQRLRLWDPVVLAYLIPGALLLGGFMAFLGTLSAAALASLSSILGNLTLFGVIILFLVIGALRRVQVYEAFVEGAKEGFDVAKSLLPYLVAMLVAVGVLRASGALELALDGIRHAVNWMGLDTRFVEGLPTALVKPFSGSAARAMLIETMQTQGVDSFPALVAATIQGSTETTFYVLAVYFGAVGIQRVRHAVGCALLAELSGVIAAIFVCYWFFA
- a CDS encoding ABC transporter ATP-binding protein, which encodes MTEAVIEVRGLCNRFGSQSVHENLDLDLYRGEILAVVGGSGSGKSVLLRSIVGLRRPNEGTVKVFGQDLATLDETQRSLVERRFGVLFQKGALFSSLTVTENVALPLIEHAGLSRADAEHLAGVKLALAGLPISAADKYPASLSGGMVKRAALARALALDPDILFLDEPTAGLDPIGAAAFDQLILTLRDALGLSVFLITHDLDTLYTITDRVAVLSQKKVLVAGPLAEVEQTVDPWIHEYFHGPRGRAAEDAALRARQER
- a CDS encoding ABC-type transport auxiliary lipoprotein family protein, with protein sequence MTPSLRLAFAATTLSLVSACSILPQSEPVDIYRLPVNQSARAAAPLDWSLRLNKPLASETLAGPRIAVIPQGDVISSYKGARWSDPVPMLVRNRLLDGFQRDGRVQRLSADDSNLQADYELGGELQAFQSEYRAGGAVEVVIRYDARLVQGRSQRILASKRFEVRQPLNDNKVPAVVAGFGTASDQLARQVIDWTVSQAQAKNQ
- a CDS encoding MlaD family protein; the protein is METRAHHVLIGLVTVLVVAGAMLFGLWLTKSSVDDAFKDYEVVFNEAVSGLSRGSPVQYNGIKVGDVSSLRLDPKDPRRVLARVRLSGDTPVKEDTQAKLTLAGVTGNAFIQLSGGTPQSPELKGKDGKLAVIIASPSPISRLLNDSSDLVTNINLLLHNANLMFSESNIERLSNTLANLEQTTGAFASQKGGIADAIEQLAQVGKQANATLAETQALMRNANGLLGTQGKQAIGSAEQAMQSLAESTATINSLLKDNRQSLDDGAQGLNQIAPAIRELRETLNSLKGISRRLEADPSGYLLGRDNNKEFQP